The following are encoded in a window of Oligoflexus sp. genomic DNA:
- a CDS encoding methyl-accepting chemotaxis protein, which produces MKSKSNTKDSLRHNLDRSQEHIRETCASLDKIEKMIHVIRDISTKTDLLALNASIEAARAGQAGKGFAVVADEVARLSEKSQDSTLDIEVTFGSLKDRIDLLAKTLDTCTKMLQEWNDNEVEQEAA; this is translated from the coding sequence ATGAAGTCCAAAAGCAACACCAAAGACAGTCTGCGCCATAACCTGGATCGTTCCCAGGAGCATATCCGCGAGACCTGCGCCTCGCTCGACAAGATTGAAAAAATGATCCATGTGATCCGTGATATCTCGACCAAGACCGACCTTCTCGCTTTGAATGCTTCGATCGAAGCAGCGCGGGCAGGGCAGGCCGGAAAAGGCTTTGCCGTGGTCGCAGATGAAGTGGCCCGACTGTCCGAGAAGTCCCAGGATTCCACGCTGGATATCGAAGTGACCTTCGGTTCGCTGAAAGATCGCATCGACCTTCTGGCCAAGACTCTGGATACCTGCACCAAGATGCTGCAGGAATGGAATGACAACGAGGTTGAACAGGAAGCGGCCTGA